The Hyphomicrobiales bacterium nucleotide sequence GCACGCCGTCGAGGGGCGAAAGCGCGCCGCCGAGCACGAGGTAGCGGCCCTTGATCACACCGGCCCGCTCCAGTGCCCAGACGTCGCCGACATCCTCGACCACCACCAGCAGTCCCGGCTCGCGCTTGGGATCACGGCAGATGCCGCACGGATCGAGCGTGTCGAGGCTGCCGCACCGTGAGCATTTCACCACCGCCGCCATCACTGCCTGCAACGCTTCGGCGAGCGGGGCCATCAGCAACTCGCGCCGCTTGATGAGATGCAACGCCGCCTTTCGCGCCGAGCGCGGCCCCAGTCCGGGCAGCCGGGCGAGCATTTGAATGAGGCGGTCGATTTGCGGGCTGGCGAGCGGTTCGGCCATGGCGGCTTCCTTTCGGCGGCGCTCAGAACAGCTTGAGCCCGGGTGGCAGCGGTAGTCCGCCGGTCAGCTCCTGCATTTTGCTCTGCATCATCGCCTCGACGCGGCTCTTGGCGTCCTGGTGGGCCGCCAGGATCAGGTCCTCGATGACCTCGACGTCCTCCGGCTTCACCAGCGACGGGTCGATCGTGAGGCCGCGCATATCGCCCTTGCCATTGAGGCGCACGGTGACGAGGCCACCGCCGGCGCTTCCCGATACTTCCGCGGCAGCGAGTTCGGCTTGCAGGGTTTGCATGCGTTCCTGCAGGCCCCTCATCTGGTTCATCATTCCCATGATGTCTTTCATTACCCGTCCTCCTGGTCCTCTGGTGCCCGTGCGGCTGGTGCATCACGTGGTCGCACCTTGCCGGGCTCGAAGTCGCTGGCGTCGGGGCGCGTCAGCGGCCGCCCTTCTTGCCATCGCCGAGGCGCTGCCCGCTGCCCGATCGCTCGTCCTCGGCGGCCTGCATTCCCGCACCACTCGTGAGCGGTTTGATGTCCTTGATCTGCGCGTCCGGAAAGGCCTCCGCGAATCCGGCGAGCACTGGATCGTCGGCGATGTAATTCTGCTCACGCTCGAGGTGCGCCTTGCGCTCCTCTGCGATCGTCGCGCCGCCGCGTGTACGCGAGATGACGACGAGCCAGCGCTGTCCGGTCCACTCGGTCAGCTTGCGCCCGAGATCTCCGGCCAGTGAGCTGGGTGCGTCGTCCTCGACGCTGATCTCGATGCGCCCGGGCTCGAACGAGATCGGCCGCACGTCGTTCTCGAGCGCCAGCTTGAGACGGATGTCCCGCTTGCGGTCTGCGAGATCGACCACGTCCTCGAGTGAGGTGAGGAGCGTGAACTCGGGGGCCGGTGTGCCCTCCAGCTCCCAATCCGGCACCATCTCGCCGGTGAATTCGCCATAGGGCTCCGCGGACCAGTCGCCGCCGAACGTATCGTCGTCGGCGACCTCCGGGCGCTGCGCATTGCCCGCCTCGTTCCCGTTTGGCCGCGCCCCGACCGCGTTCTCTCTCACGCCCGCGCCCGCGTCGGCTGGTGGGGGCGTACTCTGCCTGTTGAGCGGCGGCTTCGCCGCGCTCGTCAGGGTTGGCCCGGCATGGCCGGACGCTTGCGCCTCGGCGCCACCGCCGCGTCCCTCCGCCAGCAGCCGGGCGAGTTCTTCCGGACCCGGCAATGTCGCCATGTGGGTCAGCCGAATGAGGATCATGTCGGCGGCGGCGTGGATGTCCGGTGCGCGCCCCGCCTCCTCGATGCCCTTGACCAGCGTCTGCCAGGCCCGTGTGACGAGCCCGAGCGAAAGGCGCCCGGCGAGCCGGCCGGCCATCTCTCGCTCGGCCGCGCTCAGCATCTCACCCGCGCCCTTGACCCCAGCCACCTTGGCCCGCGCAACGATGTGCGCGACTTCGGCGAGGTCCACCAGGACCTGCAACGGCTCCGCCCCGTCTGAGTGGAGCGCTTCGAGCCGCCCGAGCGCGCCCGCCCCGTCTCCGGCCATCACCGTCTCGAAGAGATCGAGCGTTCGCCCGCGATCGGCGAGGCCGAGCATGGCGCGCACGTTCTCGGCCGTCACTTTACCCGACCCGATCGCCAGCGCCTGATCGAGGATCGAGAGCCCATCGCGCACCGAGCCCTCCGACGCGCGGGCAATGAGCGCGAGCGCCTCGGTCTCGGCCATGCCGCCCTCGCGCTCGACGATGCCGCCGAAATGGCGCGTCAGCAGCGTGCCGTCGACGCGTCTGAGATCGAAGCGCTGGCAGCGCGACAGCACCGTGACCGGAACCTTGCGCACTTCGGTCGTCGCGAAGATGAACTTGACGTGCGCGGGCGGCTCCTCGAGCGTCTTGAGGAGGGCGTTGAACGCCCCCTTCGAGAGCATGTGCACCTCGTCGATGATGAAAACCTTGAAGCGCGCCAGCACGGGTCGGTAGCGGGCGCTTTCGATGATCTCGCGAACGTTGTCGATGCCGGTGTTGGAGGCCGCGTCCATCTCGACCACGTCGGGGTGCCGGCTTTCGATGATTTCCCGGCAATGGCGCCCGATCTCGCCGATTTCGATCGTCGGGGCACCGCTGCGTCCGTCCTCGGAATCACATGGCGCGTAATTGAGCGCGCGTGCCAGGATCCGGGCGGTCGTCGTCTTGCCGACCCCGCGCACGCCGGTCAGCATGTAGGCCTGCGCGATCCGCCCCGTCGAAAAGGCATTGCGCAGGGTGCGCACCATCGGCTCCTGGCCGATCAGGTCTTCGAATGCTTGCGGCCGGTACTTGCGCGCCAGCACGACATAGGGTCCGGCCGCCCCGTTCGCGTCGTCTCCTGTCGAGGTCACGGGCTCCATCCTGGTCAAGCTTTTCGCGGGCAGCCGTTTGCCGGCCGAAGCAGGGTCCAGCGCCCGGGCCGCGTCGCCTTCGACCCGCTACGGCTGCAAGACGGGTTGCGGAGTCGAGGCGAACACGAAGGTCGGCTCGTCTGCCAGCCGGCGCCGGCCGCTCGTGCCGGCGCGTCCCGCCGGTGGTCCATTGCCCTTCGCCTGTGGCCCGTTGCCCCGGTCGGCTTCGACCGGCCCGGCGCACGCGAAGCCGGCAACAGAGGCCGGCCGATAATGATATAGGAGGCTGGTCGGCAACCCGCGTCTTGCTCGTTGGGGCTGCTTCCTTCCGGACCTGACCCGGTTGGCGAGGGACTCGTCCGCCGCCAACCTCCCGCCGGGAGTATTGTCATTCCGCGTCAGGCATGCAAGAGCGCAGCGCAGCCCTCTCCACCACACCGTCCGAAACCGGCATGTTCGCCCTCGATCCCCGCCTCGCCTCCGACACCCGCCACGTGAGCGACCTTGCGCTCTCGGCGGTGCGTCTCATGGACGATCGCCGCTTTCCCTGGCTCATCCTTGTGCCGAGGCGCGCGGGTGCCGTGGAACTCGTCGACCTTGTCGAGGCCGACCGTCTGGTGTTGCTCGAGGAGATCTCTCTCGTCTCGCGCGTGTTGCAGCGCGCGTTCGCACCGGACAAATTGAACGTTGCCGCGCTCGGCAATCTCGTGCCGCAACTGCACGTCCATGTCATTGCACGCTTTCGCGCTGACCCTGCCTGGCCACGCCCGGTCTGGGGTGTCGGTGAGCCCGCCCCCTATGGCGAGGTCGAGGGGGGTGAGCGCGCGGGTCGACTTGCCGAAGCGATCGCCGGTGGCTAGTGCAGCGCATCCGACGTTCGGTACCCGCTCGCAGCACGGTTTCGAACCAAACGTCGGATGCATAAGCTGAACTAGAATCATGAACTTGCTAGTGTTCTTCTTGGCTCCGACACTTGGTCGATCGCGTGCCGCAAAAGGGTGCCAAGTGTCGGAGCCGGAACACCAGAGCCCCAGGGGCGCTTGCTTGCGCATTTGCACGCCGCTCCGCGGGAGCGCAATTGGCTGGAGAGAGCATGCCGACACTCGGGAACGCGCCATTTCTGGACCGGGCGAGCCACAAGCGGGCCAACCACGACTGGCTGATGGAACTTTACCGACAGCCATCGAGCCGCACGATGGTGCTCGTCGAATTGAACCCGGTGATCGTCGGTGCGGGCGAAGGCGTCGAGACCACCCTGAAGTGGTTCTGCCACGAGGACATCGTGCGCTTCGAGCTCGAGCGGGAGATCCCGGTGTTCCTCGGCATCGACGAAGACGGTGTCGGCATTTTCGCGCTGGCACTGTCCGAGCACCGCGCCCGCGCCGTTCATGCCCCGATCGAAACGTTCCGGCCGCAGGTCGACGTGCGCAGCCTCGCCATCCAGGACGTCCTGCCGCGTGCCGAATTGGCCATTGCCGGCGAGGCGCGCGCACTTGCCGCCTGGCATCGGGCGCAGCGCTGCTGCGGGCACTGCGGCGGCTCCAATCGCAAACGCGACGGTGGCTGGAAACTGACGTGCTGGGCGTGCGGGCAGGACCACTTCCCGCGCACCGACCCTGTCGTGATCATGCTGATCGAGGACGGTGACCGTTGCCTGCTCGGGCATGAGCCGCGCTTTCCCGAGGGCCTCTACTCGACGCTCGCCGGCTTCGTGGAACCCGGTGAGGACATCGAGAACGCCGTGCGCCGCGAGACCAAGGAGGAGGCCGGCATCGAGATCGGGCGCGTCGCCTACGTCCAGAGCCAGCCCTGGCCGTTCCCCCACTCGATCATGATCGGTTGCTGGGCCGAGGCTCTCTCTCGCGACATCGTGGTCGACCCGACCGAGGTCGTCGACGCCCGCTGGTTCACGCGCGAGGAGGTCCGCCGCATGCTCGAGGACAAACACGAACTGAACCTGCGCGTGCCCGGCCGCTATTCCATCGCCTGGCGCCTCATCACGCGTTTTGCCGAGGGCTGGTCGCCGTTCCGCTGAGGGGGACGGCGCGGTGCGGCCATTCGAACGGTGCCACGGCACCGGTCGTTCGGCGAGGGCAGCTTGCGCTCGCGCCGACAGTCAATTCTGATCGTGGCGGATCACGCCGGCTTGATTTCCATCCCGTCCGGTCAGACGCAGCGTCCGCCATCCACTTCGAGTGCCACGCCGGTCACGAAACTCGCCTCGTCGCTGGCAAGATAGAGCGCGGCGCCCGCGATGTCGTCCGGCCGCGACATCCGGCCCATCGGGATCGTCGCCAGGAATTTTTTCCGGTTCTCCGGCGTGTCCGGCATGCCCATGAAGCGCTCGAGCATGCCCGTCTCCCCGATCACCGGGCAGAGCGCGTTGACGCGGATGTTCTGCGGCGCCAGCTCGACCGCCATCGACTTGGTGAGGATCACCGCCGCGCCCTTCGAGCCGTTGTACCAGGTCAGGCCGGGTCGCGGTCTGAGGCCGGCGGTCGAAGCCGTGTTGATGATGACGCCGCCGCCACGTTGTTGCATGAGCGGCACGACCTCTAGGGTGGCGAGGTAGATGGCCTTGACGTTGACCGCATAGGTCCGGTCGAATTCCTCCTCGCTGACCTGGAGGAGCGGCTGGTTGACGTGCGTGTAGCCAGCGTTGTTGACCAGGATGTCGAGTCCGCCGAAGGCCTCGACCGCGGTGCCCACCATGCGCGCGACATCCTCGCGCCGGGTGACGTCGGCCGTGACGGCACGCGCATCGTTGGAGATTTCGCGCGCGACGGCCTCGGCGCCCGGGCCGTTGAGGTCGGCGACGACCACCCGCGCGCCCTCGCGCGCGAAGGTTGCCGCGATCGCCCGCCCGAATCCGGAGGCGCCCCCCGTGACGATTGCGACCTTGTCCCTGAGCCTCATGCTGCATCCTCCCTTGCCGGCGCCGCGCCACGGCGCTCGGGCCCGAGAGTTGCTGGCCGTGCGGGACCAGTCAAGCAGCGCCTGAGCTGCTCCTTTCGGCGCCGCCCCTCCCGGGCCGGCGTCGGACGCTCGGTGCTCGGCCTGCGCTGGCAGATCAGCGGGTCGAGGCGATTTCCATCGACCAGGGGCCTGCGGCAGCCTTGGTCGCGGCCGCCTGTGTCGGGCGAAGGCCCGCGGCCGGGGTCGCCTGCGCCGATGCCACGGTGGCCGGGGCCGATGCGGCGGCCGGCGTTTCGCCGGACTGCTGGCCCGAGGCTGGCCTGAGATCGATAGGCGTGCTGGGCGGCTGCGGCGCCGTCATGGCGGCGGCGAGGGCCGATCCAGTGTGCGCCGTTGTCGAAGGGGCGAGGCTGGACCCGTTGAGGTCACCGAGGCTTTCCACCATGGCGAGGTTGCTGGCGAGGCGGCTCGAGGTCTCGCCGTCGTCGCTCGCCGTCTTGGCAACCCGCAGCAATTCCGCAGCCGAACTCGCCGAGCCCGAAAGGGCGTGGGCAAGGGCGAGGTTGTTGAGGATCGCGGGGTTGTTCGGGCTGACGGCGTTCGCCCGCTCGAGTGTCTCGATGGCGCGTTCGCGTTCGCCGAGCTGGGCGAGCGAGGCGCCAAGGGCCGAGAGCGTCCGCCAGTCGGGGCTGGCCGGATCGACGGCCTTCATCAGGATGTCGCGAGCCAGCTCCACCTCGCCGAGTTTGAGGGCGAGACGGCCATATTCCGAGGCGATCCGCTTGCTCTGACCGTTCGCCATGTGGGCCCGCTCGAGGACGGCGAGGGCGCGGCGTTCTTCGCCGATGTAGCGCAGGTTCTGCGAGTAGGCGACGGCGGTCGCCTCGTCGCCGGGTTTGGCGATGAAGCGCTGGCCCCAATAGGAGACCGATTCCTGGATCTCGCGCGGCGACGGCTTGCCGGCTTCGCTCGTCGAGACGGGAGCTTCGGCAGGCGCCGCGCTCAGACCGGCAAGGCTCAGCGCCTCGCCCGCCTGCGAGCAGGCCCCGAGCGTCAAGGCCGCGAGACAAGCTATTGCGACCGGTAGGAAGCGACCGGCGGGGGCAGACACGGAACGATCGTGCGACGACATGGTTTGACCTCGTCCGCCGCCAAGGGGCGGGTTCGTTTCTCTCTGGCGTTACATTGTGGGACAAAGCTCAAGAATTGCTTAAGCATGGGCAAGGAGTGCACGCACACCCGGCGCCCTCGCCGGCACTTCTTGGCGAAGTCGGAGGAAAAGGCTTAGAAGTGGCTCCTTCGATCCCACGAGACCGAAGGAGCCGCCATGGCCAGGAAATCCGCCTTCGAAATCGCCCGTCGCGCCGGCGAAGCCTTCGTTCCCGAGCGCGATGCCGGTGGCGCAACGCCGCTTTGGCTGGTCTGGGGCGACGATCTTGCCTCGATCCAAAAGGCGATCGGCAAGGCCGGCCAGGCGTGGCTGGAGGCGACCGCATTCAAGCCGGCGGCCGGCGCGTTCGCACTCCTTCCCGGCACCAAGGGTGAGCTCACCGCCGTGGTCGGCTGCCTCGATGCCGCATCGCCCGAAACGCCCTTCGGGCCGTTCGCCCTCGGTCAGCTCGCGAGCGATCTGCCGCCCGGCGACTATCGGCTCGCCAACCCGCCGGCCGATCCGCATCTGGCCGCTCTGCTCGTGACCGGCTGGGCACTCGGGGGTTACGAGTTCACCGCCTACCGCCCGCAGCGCGCCAAGCGCGCCTCGCCCCGCGCCCGGCTGGCCCTTCCGGATGGCTTGCGCCGCCGCGCCATCGAGGACGTCGTCGTCGCCGTCACCTTCGCCCGCGATCTCGTCAACACCCCCGCCAACGACCTCGGCCCCGACGAACTCGAGGAGGCCGCGCGTGCCCTCGCCAAGGTCCATGGGGCCGAGTTGCGGTCGGTCGTCGGCGATGCCCTCCTCACCGAGAACTTTCCGATGATCCACGCGGTCGGCCGCGCCAGCGTGCGCGCGCCGCGCCTCGTCGAATTGCGCTGGGCGCCTCCCCGCCTCGCCAAGTCCGCACCCCGCCTCGCGCTCGTCGGAAAGGGCATCTGTTTCGACACCGGTGGCCTCGACATCAAACCGGCATTGGGCATGCTGCTG carries:
- a CDS encoding DNA polymerase III subunit gamma/tau, yielding MEPVTSTGDDANGAAGPYVVLARKYRPQAFEDLIGQEPMVRTLRNAFSTGRIAQAYMLTGVRGVGKTTTARILARALNYAPCDSEDGRSGAPTIEIGEIGRHCREIIESRHPDVVEMDAASNTGIDNVREIIESARYRPVLARFKVFIIDEVHMLSKGAFNALLKTLEEPPAHVKFIFATTEVRKVPVTVLSRCQRFDLRRVDGTLLTRHFGGIVEREGGMAETEALALIARASEGSVRDGLSILDQALAIGSGKVTAENVRAMLGLADRGRTLDLFETVMAGDGAGALGRLEALHSDGAEPLQVLVDLAEVAHIVARAKVAGVKGAGEMLSAAEREMAGRLAGRLSLGLVTRAWQTLVKGIEEAGRAPDIHAAADMILIRLTHMATLPGPEELARLLAEGRGGGAEAQASGHAGPTLTSAAKPPLNRQSTPPPADAGAGVRENAVGARPNGNEAGNAQRPEVADDDTFGGDWSAEPYGEFTGEMVPDWELEGTPAPEFTLLTSLEDVVDLADRKRDIRLKLALENDVRPISFEPGRIEISVEDDAPSSLAGDLGRKLTEWTGQRWLVVISRTRGGATIAEERKAHLEREQNYIADDPVLAGFAEAFPDAQIKDIKPLTSGAGMQAAEDERSGSGQRLGDGKKGGR
- the nudC gene encoding NAD(+) diphosphatase, encoding MPTLGNAPFLDRASHKRANHDWLMELYRQPSSRTMVLVELNPVIVGAGEGVETTLKWFCHEDIVRFELEREIPVFLGIDEDGVGIFALALSEHRARAVHAPIETFRPQVDVRSLAIQDVLPRAELAIAGEARALAAWHRAQRCCGHCGGSNRKRDGGWKLTCWACGQDHFPRTDPVVIMLIEDGDRCLLGHEPRFPEGLYSTLAGFVEPGEDIENAVRRETKEEAGIEIGRVAYVQSQPWPFPHSIMIGCWAEALSRDIVVDPTEVVDARWFTREEVRRMLEDKHELNLRVPGRYSIAWRLITRFAEGWSPFR
- a CDS encoding leucyl aminopeptidase family protein, giving the protein MARKSAFEIARRAGEAFVPERDAGGATPLWLVWGDDLASIQKAIGKAGQAWLEATAFKPAAGAFALLPGTKGELTAVVGCLDAASPETPFGPFALGQLASDLPPGDYRLANPPADPHLAALLVTGWALGGYEFTAYRPQRAKRASPRARLALPDGLRRRAIEDVVVAVTFARDLVNTPANDLGPDELEEAARALAKVHGAELRSVVGDALLTENFPMIHAVGRASVRAPRLVELRWAPPRLAKSAPRLALVGKGICFDTGGLDIKPALGMLLMKKDMGGAASVLALAHMVMSAKLAVDLRVLLAVAENSISGNAFRPGDVLTARNGSTVEIQNTDAEGRLVLADALALADEEKPDDIVSFATLTGAARVALGPDLPPLYSTDPAFAEALAGAGREVLDPLWPMPLWRPYAKMLATPIADVNHASDSPFGGSITAALFLERFVKAAKRYTHLDIYGWVPARRPASPKGGEAQGARALFHLLEQRHGSAS
- a CDS encoding HIT domain-containing protein, producing MFALDPRLASDTRHVSDLALSAVRLMDDRRFPWLILVPRRAGAVELVDLVEADRLVLLEEISLVSRVLQRAFAPDKLNVAALGNLVPQLHVHVIARFRADPAWPRPVWGVGEPAPYGEVEGGERAGRLAEAIAGG
- a CDS encoding tetratricopeptide repeat protein, with amino-acid sequence MSSHDRSVSAPAGRFLPVAIACLAALTLGACSQAGEALSLAGLSAAPAEAPVSTSEAGKPSPREIQESVSYWGQRFIAKPGDEATAVAYSQNLRYIGEERRALAVLERAHMANGQSKRIASEYGRLALKLGEVELARDILMKAVDPASPDWRTLSALGASLAQLGERERAIETLERANAVSPNNPAILNNLALAHALSGSASSAAELLRVAKTASDDGETSSRLASNLAMVESLGDLNGSSLAPSTTAHTGSALAAAMTAPQPPSTPIDLRPASGQQSGETPAAASAPATVASAQATPAAGLRPTQAAATKAAAGPWSMEIASTR
- the recR gene encoding recombination protein RecR, coding for MAEPLASPQIDRLIQMLARLPGLGPRSARKAALHLIKRRELLMAPLAEALQAVMAAVVKCSRCGSLDTLDPCGICRDPKREPGLLVVVEDVGDVWALERAGVIKGRYLVLGGALSPLDGVRPEDLNLALLEQRLVEGEVREVLLALNATVEGQATAHYVSELIARRADGPTVSRLAHGVPIGGELDYLDEGTLAAAVKARRSF
- a CDS encoding glucose 1-dehydrogenase, which codes for MRLRDKVAIVTGGASGFGRAIAATFAREGARVVVADLNGPGAEAVAREISNDARAVTADVTRREDVARMVGTAVEAFGGLDILVNNAGYTHVNQPLLQVSEEEFDRTYAVNVKAIYLATLEVVPLMQQRGGGVIINTASTAGLRPRPGLTWYNGSKGAAVILTKSMAVELAPQNIRVNALCPVIGETGMLERFMGMPDTPENRKKFLATIPMGRMSRPDDIAGAALYLASDEASFVTGVALEVDGGRCV
- a CDS encoding YbaB/EbfC family nucleoid-associated protein; amino-acid sequence: MKDIMGMMNQMRGLQERMQTLQAELAAAEVSGSAGGGLVTVRLNGKGDMRGLTIDPSLVKPEDVEVIEDLILAAHQDAKSRVEAMMQSKMQELTGGLPLPPGLKLF